The following are from one region of the Tepidamorphus gemmatus genome:
- a CDS encoding creatininase family protein: MTLPPRRFWHDLTTTDFDTDTSAWIGVLPIAATEQHGPHLPTGVDTFIADGLIAEAVAQMPDALPALILPTLAVGKSDEHHGFPGTLTVGAHLLLDMLIALGESVARAGLRKLVIISSHGGNNDVMGLAARDLRIRHRMLVVATSWMRLGCPDGLFADVELAHGFHAGEVETSLMLHLRPDAVRQDRCADFVPASVAMEHEFEVLRGAGRTAFAWLTADLQASGACGNAQAGSEAKGRALAAHQVSRLIALLKDLHQFDPTRLSN, encoded by the coding sequence GTGACCCTTCCACCGCGCCGCTTCTGGCACGACCTCACGACGACCGACTTCGACACCGACACCTCGGCGTGGATCGGCGTGCTGCCGATCGCCGCGACGGAACAGCACGGACCACACCTGCCGACCGGCGTCGATACCTTCATCGCCGACGGGCTGATTGCCGAAGCGGTGGCGCAGATGCCGGACGCGCTGCCGGCACTGATCCTGCCGACGCTCGCGGTCGGCAAGTCGGACGAGCACCACGGATTTCCCGGCACGCTCACAGTCGGCGCCCATCTTCTGCTCGACATGCTGATCGCACTGGGCGAGTCGGTGGCGCGTGCCGGGCTGCGCAAGCTCGTGATCATCAGCTCGCACGGCGGCAACAACGACGTGATGGGGCTTGCCGCCCGCGATCTCAGGATCCGCCACCGCATGCTGGTCGTCGCGACGAGCTGGATGCGGCTCGGCTGCCCCGACGGCCTGTTCGCCGACGTCGAGCTCGCGCACGGCTTCCATGCCGGCGAGGTCGAGACCTCGCTGATGCTCCATCTGCGTCCCGATGCGGTCCGGCAGGATCGTTGCGCCGACTTCGTACCGGCCTCGGTCGCCATGGAGCACGAGTTCGAGGTGCTGCGCGGCGCCGGGCGGACGGCATTTGCCTGGCTCACCGCCGATCTTCAGGCCAGTGGCGCCTGCGGCAATGCGCAGGCCGGGAGCGAGGCCAAGGGCCGAGCGCTCGCCGCCCATCAGGTGTCGCGCCTGATCGCGCTTCTCAAGGATCTGCATCAGTTCGATCCGACCCGCCTGTCGAATTAA